One Phaseolus vulgaris cultivar G19833 chromosome 2, P. vulgaris v2.0, whole genome shotgun sequence DNA window includes the following coding sequences:
- the LOC137811214 gene encoding UV-B-induced protein At3g17800, chloroplastic has protein sequence MQVSSAISDVLVVLPPSASLRLPEFRHLHAFAVSDAKGFLSGGFLKSCPSSYNPKLYNEFYNFRARGSVARASANSRDNPVPFAPLQFESPVGQLLEQISNTHPHLLPAAIDQQLENLQTARDAQKESSTSPNNSLNKRIAEVKEKEKRMILEEIMYCSIVHKFLENNILMIPKLSATSDPTGRVDLWPNQELKLEAVHSPEAFEMIQSHLSLVLGDRLVGPLQAIVQISKIKLGKLYAASIMYGYFLKRVDERFQLERSVGTLPKDLGKTKSFEEPSPGIKLWDPDSLIIVQDYDDDSYSDSDYMDTEGKSFRLRAYVMQLDPDSLQRLATVRSKEAISLIEKQTQALFGRPDIRVSNDGSIETSNDELLSLTFSGMTMLILEAVAFGSFLWDKEKYVESKYPFLNK, from the exons ATGCAGGTTTCGAGTGCTATCAGCGACGTTTTGGTGGTGCTTCCGCCTTCCGCATCTCTCAGACTACCGGAATTTCGCCACTTGCATGCTTTTGCTGTTTCTGATGCCAAGGGTTTTCTTTCTGGTGGATTTCTTAAA AGTTGTCCTTCATCTTACAATCCCAAGCTCTACAATGAATTCTACAATTTCCGAGCTAGAGGCTCAGTTGCAAGAGCATCAGCTAATTCAAGGGATAATCCGGTGCCTTTTGCTCCTCTCCAATTTGAGTCACCAGTTGGCCAGCTCTTGGAACAAATTTCAAATACCCATCCGCATCTACTGCCAGCAGCCATTGATCAGCAACTAGAGAATCTTCAGACTGCTAGAGATGCCCAGAAAGAATCTTCTACTTCACCTAATAATTCCCTTAACAA GAGGATAGCTGAAGTCAAAGAGAAAGAGAAGCGTATGATATTGGAAGAGATAATGTACTGCTCAATTGTGCATAAATTTTTAGAGAACAACATTTTAATGATTCCAAAACTATCAGCAACATCAGATCCAACTGGTCGAGTAGATTTATGGCCAAATCAAGAGCTGAAACTAGAAGCTGTTCATTCTCCAGAGGCATTCGAGATGATTCAGAGTCACTTATCTTTGGTACTAGGAGATAGGCTTGTGGGTCCCCTCCAGGCAATTGTTCAGATTAGTAAAATTAAACTGGGAAAGCTGTATGCTGCTTCCATAATGTACGGATACTTTCTCAAACGAGTTGATGAACGGTTTCAACTAGAGAGGTCAGTGGGAACCCTCCCCAAGGACTTGGGGAAGACTAAAAGTTTTGAGGAACCATCACCAGGTATCAAGCTTTGGGATCCTGATTCCTTGATCATAGTTCAGGATTATGACGACGACAGTTATAGCGATAGTGATTACATGGATACCGAAGGCAAATCTTTCAGACTAAGAGCTTATGTGATGCAGCTGGATCCAGACTCACTTCAGAGACTTGCTACGGTACGATCAAAGGAAGCTATATCATTGATTGAAAAACAAACTCAGGCCCTGTTTGGAAGGCCTGATATCCGTGTGTCTAATGATGGTTCAATTGAAACCTCCAATGATGAATTGCTTTCACTCACTTTCTCGGGCATGACCATGCTAATTTTGGAAGCTGTTGCTTTTGGATCATTCCTTTGGGACAAGGAAAAGTATGTTGAATCCAAGTACCCTTTTCTTAATAAATAG